One segment of Ziziphus jujuba cultivar Dongzao chromosome 12, ASM3175591v1 DNA contains the following:
- the LOC132799278 gene encoding putative disease resistance RPP13-like protein 1 isoform X1 has protein sequence MQRTWFLRSTMKLCDPKWKLINLEDEKCCSRPTMALELVAGAFLSASLELLFSKMDSREVVDFIRGKKIRGKKIEEGLRKLKTMLLTANKVLNDAERKQITDGAVREWLQELKNAIYDAEDLVYEMKNEALRSKLEANQSRRRKMLFKVRNFLPSRFDVKKVEERIKNIISTLQFILEQNDGLRLIEGVETRPFRRISEATLVKESDIYGRDADKEAIMKLLLSDHQVGGDKICVIPIVGMGGIGKTTLAQLVYRDIDNKVMEKPFDVKAWITVSDESDVFTLTKMIYQAVTESEKWSITETFQLQHKLEQFLDGKKILLVLDDIWNVNYQTWCALKIPFDSAANGSKIIITTRNENIAAKIGNVPKHELQMISDEDSWRLFSKHAFGSVEPIAYPDLLEVIGRKIIKKCKGLPLAVKSLGGLLHSELDPKAWENILESDIWELPQHENNILPALWLSYYYLPQHLKRCFAYCSIFPKDYTIEKGKLIRLWMAEDLLQPHRNKPLEEVGNEYVKDLVSRSFFHVSSFGGLTMHDLVNDLAQFISGESCLTLDDNYSWGLMTKKTRHLSLLRYQSYDIKKLRAGCENKVLRTLLVLDAGFISKEQYDISFTQLQSMQYLRVLSMPRNTFRHRNPLSTKVFDSIGSLTLLRYLDFSGSEIKEVPDILCSLHNLQTLILYFCLELTQLPDTIDNLKHLRYLDLSYSAIERIPDTICNLHDLHTLKLNGCKELTVLPSNITMLSNLQHLNIWGQV, from the exons ATGCAGAGGACTTGGTTCCTGAGATCAACGATGAAGCTTTGCGATCCAAAATGGAAGCTAATCAATCTAGAAGACGAAAAATGCTGTTCAAG ACCAACTATGGCTCTTGAACTGGTTGCTGGAGCTTTCCTCTCTGCTTCACTTGAGcttttgttttccaaaatggATTCTCGAGAGGTTGTTGATTTCATTCGTGGAAAGAAGATCCGTGGAAAGAAGATCGAAGAAGGGCTCAGGAAGTTGAAGACCATGCTATTGACAGCAAACAAAGTACTGAACGATGCTGAGAGGAAACAAATCACTGATGGAGCTGTGAGGGAGTGGCTTCAGGAGCTCAAAAATGCAATCTACGATGCAGAGGACTTGGTTTATGAGATGAAAAATGAAGCCTTGCGATCCAAGCTGGAAGCTAATCAATCTAGAAGACGAAAAATGCTGTTCAAGGTACGCAACTTCCTACCATCTAGATTCGATGTTAAGAAAGTAGAAGAAAGGATAAAGAATATAATTAGCACCCTGCAATTTATTCTGGAACAAAATGATGGCCTTCGTTTGATTGAAGGTGTCGAAACCAGACCTTTTCGAAGGATATCTGAAGCTACTTTGGTTAAAGAATCTGATATTTATGGGAGGGATGCTGATAAGGAAGCCATCATGAAGCTGCTGTTATCTGATCATCAAGTGGGTGGTGATAAAATATGTGTTATTCCCATCGTTGGCATGGGTGGGATTGGCAAGACCACCCTTGCTCAGCTTGTTTACAGGGATATTGACAACAAAGTCATGGAGAAACCTTTTGATGTGAAAGCATGGATCACAGTGTCTGATGAATCTGATGTGTTTACCCTGACAAAAATGATTTATCAGGCTGTAACTGAATCAGAAAAATGGAGTATCACAGAAACATTTCAACTTCAACATAAACTGGAGCAGTTTTTGGATGGGAAAAAAATTCTCCTTGTCCTTGATGATATATGGAATGTGAACTATCAAACTTGGTGTGCATTAAAGATTCCATTTGATTCTGCTGCAAATGGAAGTAAAATCATCATAACAACACGCAATGAAAACATTGCAGCAAAGATTGGTAATGTCCCAAAGCATGAACTGCAAATGATATCGGATGAAGATTCTTGGCGGTTATTTTCAAAACATGCTTTCGGTAGTGTAGAGCCAATAGCATATCCAGATCTTTTGGAAGTAATTGgtagaaaaatcataaaaaaatgcaAAGGTCTACCTTTAGCAGTAAAGTCACTAGGTGGTCTTTTGCATTCGGAACTAGATCCCAAGGCTTGGGAAAACATACTAGAGAGTGATATATGGGAGTTACCACAACATGAGAATAATATTCTTCCAGCTTTATGGTTGAGTTATTACTATCTGCCTCAACATTTAAAACGATGTTTTGCTTATTGCTCAATATTTCCCAAAGATTATACAATTGAAAAGGGAAAATTAATTAGACTTTGGATGGCAGAAGATCTTTTGCAACCCCATAGAAACAAGCCACTGGAAGAAGTTGGAAATGAATATGTTAAAGATCTAGTATCAAGGTCATTCTTTCATGTTTCCTCATTTGGTGGACTTACCATGCATGATCTTGTGAATGATCTTGCTCAATTTATATCAGGAGAATCTTGTTTGACGTTGGATGACAACTACTCATGGGGCCTTATGACAAAAAAGACTCGTCATTTATCACTTTTGAGGTATCAGTCCTATGATATCAAGAAATTAAGAGCTGGTTGTGAAAATAAGGTTTTGCGCACTTTGCTAGTATTAGATGCTGGGTTTATATCAAAAGAACAATACGACATAAGTTTTACACAATTGCAATCAATGCAATACCTAAGAGTGCTTTCTATGCCTAGAAATACATTTAGACATAGGAATCCTCTTAGTACAAAGGTGTTTGATTCAATTGGTAGTTTAACGCTTTTACGGTATTTGGATTTTTCTGGTTCTGAAATTAAAGAAGTACCTGATATACTTTGTTCACTGCACAATTTGCAGACActaatattgtatttttgtctTGAACTTACTCAGTTGCCTGATACAATTGATAATTTGAAGCATCTAAGGTACTTAGACTTATCTTATAGCGCAATTGAAAGGATACCTGACACGATATGTAATTTGCACGACTTGCATACTCTAAAGTTGAATGGCTGTAAGGAGCTTACTGTTTTACCATCCAATATCACAATGCTAAGCAATTTGCAACATCTCAACATTTGGGGACAAGTTTAA
- the LOC132800113 gene encoding chaperone protein dnaJ 15-like translates to MEYNQLGIHSILSSVSGKVDKQNAHFFGVTINEQQAECGIVVRVTSNAQSKFKLLYFEQDVNGGYGLALQVPYLLFYCVSNPFSIL, encoded by the exons atggagtacaaccaactagggatacattccattctgtcatcagttagtggaaag gtggataagcaaaatgctcatttctttggtgttacgatcaacgagcaacaagccgagtgtggtattgtagtaagagttacttcaaatgcacaaagcaaatttaag ttactttatttcgagcaagatgtgaatggcggttatggtttggccctacaggtaccatatcttcttttctattgtgtctccaatccattttccattttatag
- the LOC132799278 gene encoding putative disease resistance RPP13-like protein 1 isoform X2 yields MALELVAGAFLSASLELLFSKMDSREVVDFIRGKKIRGKKIEEGLRKLKTMLLTANKVLNDAERKQITDGAVREWLQELKNAIYDAEDLVYEMKNEALRSKLEANQSRRRKMLFKVRNFLPSRFDVKKVEERIKNIISTLQFILEQNDGLRLIEGVETRPFRRISEATLVKESDIYGRDADKEAIMKLLLSDHQVGGDKICVIPIVGMGGIGKTTLAQLVYRDIDNKVMEKPFDVKAWITVSDESDVFTLTKMIYQAVTESEKWSITETFQLQHKLEQFLDGKKILLVLDDIWNVNYQTWCALKIPFDSAANGSKIIITTRNENIAAKIGNVPKHELQMISDEDSWRLFSKHAFGSVEPIAYPDLLEVIGRKIIKKCKGLPLAVKSLGGLLHSELDPKAWENILESDIWELPQHENNILPALWLSYYYLPQHLKRCFAYCSIFPKDYTIEKGKLIRLWMAEDLLQPHRNKPLEEVGNEYVKDLVSRSFFHVSSFGGLTMHDLVNDLAQFISGESCLTLDDNYSWGLMTKKTRHLSLLRYQSYDIKKLRAGCENKVLRTLLVLDAGFISKEQYDISFTQLQSMQYLRVLSMPRNTFRHRNPLSTKVFDSIGSLTLLRYLDFSGSEIKEVPDILCSLHNLQTLILYFCLELTQLPDTIDNLKHLRYLDLSYSAIERIPDTICNLHDLHTLKLNGCKELTVLPSNITMLSNLQHLNIWGQV; encoded by the coding sequence ATGGCTCTTGAACTGGTTGCTGGAGCTTTCCTCTCTGCTTCACTTGAGcttttgttttccaaaatggATTCTCGAGAGGTTGTTGATTTCATTCGTGGAAAGAAGATCCGTGGAAAGAAGATCGAAGAAGGGCTCAGGAAGTTGAAGACCATGCTATTGACAGCAAACAAAGTACTGAACGATGCTGAGAGGAAACAAATCACTGATGGAGCTGTGAGGGAGTGGCTTCAGGAGCTCAAAAATGCAATCTACGATGCAGAGGACTTGGTTTATGAGATGAAAAATGAAGCCTTGCGATCCAAGCTGGAAGCTAATCAATCTAGAAGACGAAAAATGCTGTTCAAGGTACGCAACTTCCTACCATCTAGATTCGATGTTAAGAAAGTAGAAGAAAGGATAAAGAATATAATTAGCACCCTGCAATTTATTCTGGAACAAAATGATGGCCTTCGTTTGATTGAAGGTGTCGAAACCAGACCTTTTCGAAGGATATCTGAAGCTACTTTGGTTAAAGAATCTGATATTTATGGGAGGGATGCTGATAAGGAAGCCATCATGAAGCTGCTGTTATCTGATCATCAAGTGGGTGGTGATAAAATATGTGTTATTCCCATCGTTGGCATGGGTGGGATTGGCAAGACCACCCTTGCTCAGCTTGTTTACAGGGATATTGACAACAAAGTCATGGAGAAACCTTTTGATGTGAAAGCATGGATCACAGTGTCTGATGAATCTGATGTGTTTACCCTGACAAAAATGATTTATCAGGCTGTAACTGAATCAGAAAAATGGAGTATCACAGAAACATTTCAACTTCAACATAAACTGGAGCAGTTTTTGGATGGGAAAAAAATTCTCCTTGTCCTTGATGATATATGGAATGTGAACTATCAAACTTGGTGTGCATTAAAGATTCCATTTGATTCTGCTGCAAATGGAAGTAAAATCATCATAACAACACGCAATGAAAACATTGCAGCAAAGATTGGTAATGTCCCAAAGCATGAACTGCAAATGATATCGGATGAAGATTCTTGGCGGTTATTTTCAAAACATGCTTTCGGTAGTGTAGAGCCAATAGCATATCCAGATCTTTTGGAAGTAATTGgtagaaaaatcataaaaaaatgcaAAGGTCTACCTTTAGCAGTAAAGTCACTAGGTGGTCTTTTGCATTCGGAACTAGATCCCAAGGCTTGGGAAAACATACTAGAGAGTGATATATGGGAGTTACCACAACATGAGAATAATATTCTTCCAGCTTTATGGTTGAGTTATTACTATCTGCCTCAACATTTAAAACGATGTTTTGCTTATTGCTCAATATTTCCCAAAGATTATACAATTGAAAAGGGAAAATTAATTAGACTTTGGATGGCAGAAGATCTTTTGCAACCCCATAGAAACAAGCCACTGGAAGAAGTTGGAAATGAATATGTTAAAGATCTAGTATCAAGGTCATTCTTTCATGTTTCCTCATTTGGTGGACTTACCATGCATGATCTTGTGAATGATCTTGCTCAATTTATATCAGGAGAATCTTGTTTGACGTTGGATGACAACTACTCATGGGGCCTTATGACAAAAAAGACTCGTCATTTATCACTTTTGAGGTATCAGTCCTATGATATCAAGAAATTAAGAGCTGGTTGTGAAAATAAGGTTTTGCGCACTTTGCTAGTATTAGATGCTGGGTTTATATCAAAAGAACAATACGACATAAGTTTTACACAATTGCAATCAATGCAATACCTAAGAGTGCTTTCTATGCCTAGAAATACATTTAGACATAGGAATCCTCTTAGTACAAAGGTGTTTGATTCAATTGGTAGTTTAACGCTTTTACGGTATTTGGATTTTTCTGGTTCTGAAATTAAAGAAGTACCTGATATACTTTGTTCACTGCACAATTTGCAGACActaatattgtatttttgtctTGAACTTACTCAGTTGCCTGATACAATTGATAATTTGAAGCATCTAAGGTACTTAGACTTATCTTATAGCGCAATTGAAAGGATACCTGACACGATATGTAATTTGCACGACTTGCATACTCTAAAGTTGAATGGCTGTAAGGAGCTTACTGTTTTACCATCCAATATCACAATGCTAAGCAATTTGCAACATCTCAACATTTGGGGACAAGTTTAA